One Gimesia aquarii DNA segment encodes these proteins:
- a CDS encoding inositol-3-phosphate synthase, with protein MTKQRIGIWIIGAWGGVSTTAAVGLSALQKGTTGASGLVSENPFFEKLNLAKWDQFVIGGHEIRDTSFVDAAKHFSETSGVFHPALLQSVESELKAFDQNVKPGTLIHVGDTIRSLAGNSVKQYDQETLQDTISRLSADISEFQQKHDLAHVIVVNLASTEPPVEESAKTLSLDELKQALASAETSPVPASTLYAIAAMHAGCSHINFTPSAGTDLPALVELAEEKNVLHAGRDGKTGETLMKSVLAPMFAHRNLNVMSWVGHNIFGNLDGKVLDDPVNKSNKVHSKDHLLTEILGYKPQTLVSIEYIESMGDWKTAWDHIHFQGFLDTKMSLQFTWQGTDSILAAPLVLDLVRFTEREWRRGDRSGVMSHLSSFFKSPMQATTPEFERQYQQLEEWANKVSEESQSS; from the coding sequence ATGACGAAACAGCGTATCGGGATTTGGATCATTGGAGCATGGGGTGGTGTCTCAACAACCGCCGCCGTTGGTTTATCAGCACTTCAGAAAGGTACAACAGGTGCGAGTGGGCTCGTCTCAGAAAACCCTTTTTTTGAGAAGTTGAATTTGGCAAAATGGGATCAGTTTGTCATTGGCGGTCATGAAATTCGTGACACATCTTTTGTTGACGCTGCCAAACATTTCAGCGAAACATCCGGTGTATTTCATCCTGCTTTATTGCAGTCAGTCGAATCAGAATTGAAGGCATTCGATCAAAATGTAAAACCAGGAACACTCATCCATGTCGGGGATACGATTAGATCCCTGGCCGGTAATTCGGTGAAACAGTACGATCAGGAAACTTTGCAAGACACGATTTCACGTTTGTCAGCTGATATTTCTGAATTCCAGCAAAAGCACGATCTGGCACATGTCATTGTTGTCAATCTGGCTTCGACAGAACCTCCCGTCGAGGAGTCTGCAAAGACACTCAGTCTGGATGAATTAAAACAAGCACTGGCGTCGGCAGAAACGTCTCCGGTTCCCGCCAGCACGCTTTATGCCATCGCTGCGATGCATGCTGGCTGTTCACATATCAACTTCACACCTTCAGCAGGCACCGACTTGCCAGCTTTGGTTGAATTGGCTGAAGAGAAGAATGTGTTGCATGCGGGACGCGATGGAAAGACGGGAGAAACATTGATGAAAAGTGTTCTCGCGCCGATGTTTGCACACCGTAATTTGAACGTGATGAGTTGGGTGGGGCACAATATTTTCGGAAATCTGGATGGCAAAGTCCTTGATGATCCAGTCAATAAATCAAACAAAGTTCACTCCAAAGATCATCTATTGACAGAAATTCTTGGTTATAAACCACAGACACTGGTGTCGATTGAATATATCGAATCCATGGGAGACTGGAAAACTGCCTGGGATCATATTCACTTTCAAGGATTCCTGGATACTAAAATGTCGCTGCAATTTACCTGGCAAGGAACAGATTCAATTCTCGCAGCGCCTTTAGTGCTCGATTTAGTACGGTTTACTGAGCGTGAATGGCGTCGCGGAGATCGATCTGGGGTCATGTCACATTTAAGTTCGTTCTTTAAAAGCCCCATGCAGGCAACCACACCAGAATTCGAACGTCAATACCAGCAACTTGAGGAATGGGCTAACAAAGTTTCCGAAGAATCTCAATCATCATGA
- a CDS encoding UbiA family prenyltransferase, which produces MKKWLTYFQLMRLPAVFTAMSDILLGYLLTHNSFELPIQFALLVVASASLYLSGMVFNDVFDRKVDTEERPSRPIPSGRISTQHAAVLGGLLMLAGVGAAQTVGKQSLIVASLLVVAILGYDSILKRTILGPLVMGLCRFLNVMLGASAVAREINLWVKPQLRIAAILGLYVVGLTWFARMEAKNSHRGHLLGGTLVINSGLAALVWMIATYPWPRELNLTMLLTAVGVVVLTINRRLIQAILSPVPQNVQIAVKTMLYSYVMLNAIIVFVWTANPQYAILTAALLIPTIVLSRWMSVT; this is translated from the coding sequence ATGAAAAAGTGGCTTACGTATTTTCAACTGATGCGGCTACCCGCTGTATTTACAGCGATGTCCGATATTCTTCTTGGCTACCTACTGACACATAACTCATTTGAGCTTCCCATTCAATTTGCCTTGTTGGTTGTCGCTTCAGCCAGCTTGTATCTGTCAGGTATGGTCTTCAACGATGTGTTCGATCGCAAAGTCGATACAGAAGAAAGACCTTCACGCCCTATTCCTTCTGGACGGATTTCGACACAGCATGCGGCAGTTCTGGGAGGGTTGCTGATGTTGGCGGGGGTCGGAGCTGCACAGACGGTAGGGAAACAGAGCCTGATTGTTGCCAGCCTGTTGGTTGTCGCCATTCTGGGCTACGATAGCATATTGAAACGAACAATCCTCGGTCCACTCGTGATGGGACTTTGTCGATTTCTAAATGTCATGTTAGGCGCCAGTGCTGTTGCGCGAGAGATTAATCTCTGGGTCAAACCTCAATTGCGAATCGCCGCCATTTTAGGATTATACGTTGTCGGCCTTACCTGGTTTGCAAGAATGGAAGCAAAAAACAGTCATCGCGGGCACTTGCTCGGTGGTACACTGGTTATTAATTCGGGGCTGGCAGCACTGGTGTGGATGATTGCAACTTATCCCTGGCCACGTGAACTTAATTTGACAATGCTACTGACAGCGGTGGGAGTGGTTGTGTTGACAATCAATCGTCGTCTGATACAAGCAATATTGAGTCCAGTTCCTCAAAATGTTCAAATCGCTGTCAAGACGATGCTCTATTCTTACGTGATGTTGAACGCAATCATTGTTTTTGTCTGGACTGCCAATCCACAGTACGCAATTCTCACGGCTGCATTGCTGATTCCTACGATCGTACTTTCTCGATGGATGTCAGTCACTTAG
- a CDS encoding multidrug effflux MFS transporter: MMALMQSLVALSIDAMLPALTEIGQDLGAKEVNDSQLIVTILFLGLAFGQGIYGPSSDTTGRKPAIYLGFSLFLTGCLCSLFSTDLIVMLSGRFLQGLGLAAPRCVIVAIVRDQYEGPAMARVLSFVMTIFIFVPAIAPALGQGILFVAHWRAIFAALLSCGILTLIWFASRLPETLAVDRQIPFTFARIKQGIFEVCSHRVSLGYTISLGLISSAFLGYLSSAQLIFQKQYQLGTMFPLYFAILALCIGSASFLNGRLVMRFGMQNLSRWSKRFSTTISLVFFLYVISMAGHPPLWSLMLYMMIILFCFGIMYGNLNAMAMEPLGHIAGMGAAVTGAISTLISVPCGILIGHSYNGTVIPVISGFAISGVLIVCVMHWVESTTHS; this comes from the coding sequence ATGATGGCACTGATGCAGTCGTTGGTGGCTTTGTCAATTGATGCGATGCTGCCTGCATTAACCGAAATTGGTCAGGACCTGGGTGCAAAAGAAGTCAATGATAGTCAGTTGATTGTCACAATTTTGTTTTTGGGATTGGCTTTTGGGCAGGGAATTTATGGGCCTTCGTCGGATACAACGGGTCGAAAGCCAGCAATTTATTTGGGCTTCAGTCTGTTTCTGACAGGATGTTTGTGCTCTCTATTTTCAACAGACCTCATAGTCATGCTCAGTGGACGGTTTCTACAGGGGCTGGGGCTGGCAGCACCAAGATGTGTGATTGTGGCAATTGTCCGCGACCAATATGAAGGCCCGGCAATGGCCCGGGTGCTCTCGTTTGTGATGACGATTTTTATTTTTGTGCCTGCGATTGCACCGGCTTTGGGACAAGGGATTTTATTCGTGGCACACTGGCGGGCTATCTTTGCTGCATTGTTATCTTGTGGAATTCTGACATTGATCTGGTTCGCATCAAGGTTGCCAGAGACCCTGGCAGTCGATCGTCAGATCCCATTTACCTTTGCGCGAATCAAACAAGGAATTTTTGAAGTCTGTTCTCATCGAGTTTCTTTGGGATATACGATCTCGCTGGGTTTGATTTCCAGTGCGTTTCTGGGGTATTTGAGTTCGGCTCAACTGATTTTTCAAAAGCAATATCAATTAGGGACGATGTTTCCACTTTATTTTGCGATTCTAGCTCTCTGCATCGGCAGTGCCTCCTTTCTAAATGGAAGACTTGTCATGCGTTTTGGGATGCAGAACCTGTCGCGTTGGTCTAAGCGTTTTTCCACGACAATCTCTCTGGTCTTTTTTCTATATGTCATTTCTATGGCAGGGCATCCTCCGCTATGGTCACTTATGCTCTACATGATGATAATTCTGTTTTGCTTTGGTATTATGTATGGAAATTTAAATGCAATGGCTATGGAACCTCTTGGGCATATTGCCGGAATGGGAGCCGCTGTGACAGGAGCAATCTCAACTTTAATTTCCGTACCCTGCGGTATACTCATCGGACACAGTTATAATGGTACCGTGATCCCTGTCATTAGTGGGTTTGCCATCTCGGGCGTACTCATTGTGTGCGTGATGCACTGGGTAGAATCAACAACGCATTCATGA
- a CDS encoding phospho-sugar mutase, which translates to MNQPSPTIDVQEAIKTTHAAVAEKQLSESAFTNLQRWLTEPQYASYLPSLLRLIEAEDFGTLDTYFWEVIPFGTGGRRGLMSDLGSATINERTIAESAHGLAAYFKNYSGSDTGNAAIAHDSRINSERFARIAASVIAAHGLTVHFFKTPRSTPELSFAVRHLSCDVGAMITASHNPPSDNGFKAYWSTGAQVLPPHDQGIIDEVYQATKIPIIDFDQAVEQGLIKIIDEDVASEYRNAVISHSHSTSRDLQGLFTPLHGVGETSVFQVLQQAGFEKITRFESQCEQNGNFPNVPDQLPNPERTEVYQPAIELAGQIDSEIILASDPDADRLGVCAKNNAGEFIHLTGNQIGALLADYILRKRQEKQTLTPEHFVVETIVTTPLIAAITRKANVRIINNLLVGFKYIAQTMDEEGPEGFVFGTEESLGYLAGEYCRDKDAAIAALWVCELLAELKSKSKTLFDRLDELYIEHGYHLEGQVSKTCKGSEGNQQIKELMKAFRQTPPQKLGNLTFTRVRDYQNLEIRSLPENTPSETFSKPEGNVLMFEAKGEGLPLTVQLGVRPSGTEPKIKFYYFAQVEVSDPDQLAKTKSEALSTIESFKEALMGWIDKTLETS; encoded by the coding sequence ATCAAAACGACTCATGCTGCTGTTGCCGAAAAACAGCTTTCTGAGTCTGCTTTTACAAACTTACAACGCTGGCTTACTGAACCTCAGTATGCTTCTTATTTGCCATCCCTTCTCAGGCTGATTGAAGCAGAAGACTTTGGTACTTTGGATACTTACTTTTGGGAAGTGATTCCGTTTGGGACCGGAGGCCGACGTGGATTGATGAGCGATCTGGGCTCAGCCACGATAAACGAAAGAACCATCGCTGAATCGGCTCACGGGTTGGCGGCTTACTTCAAGAATTATTCGGGTTCCGATACGGGTAACGCAGCCATTGCTCATGATTCTCGTATCAACTCAGAACGATTTGCTCGAATCGCTGCGAGTGTGATCGCAGCCCATGGTTTGACAGTTCACTTTTTCAAAACACCTCGTTCTACACCAGAGCTTTCGTTTGCGGTCAGACACCTCAGCTGTGATGTCGGGGCGATGATTACCGCATCGCATAATCCCCCTTCTGATAATGGATTTAAAGCTTACTGGTCAACAGGAGCACAAGTTCTACCCCCACACGATCAAGGTATTATTGATGAAGTGTATCAAGCGACCAAAATCCCGATCATTGACTTCGATCAAGCCGTGGAGCAAGGTTTAATCAAGATTATTGATGAAGATGTTGCCAGCGAATATCGAAACGCCGTGATTTCACACAGTCACTCGACTTCGAGAGACCTTCAAGGGCTATTTACTCCGCTGCATGGAGTGGGGGAAACGTCTGTATTTCAGGTGTTACAACAGGCAGGCTTTGAAAAAATTACGCGCTTTGAGTCCCAGTGCGAGCAAAACGGCAATTTTCCCAATGTTCCCGACCAATTGCCTAACCCGGAACGGACTGAGGTCTATCAACCGGCGATCGAACTAGCCGGACAAATCGATTCAGAAATCATTCTAGCCAGTGACCCCGATGCCGATCGGTTGGGAGTATGTGCTAAAAATAATGCTGGGGAATTCATTCATCTGACGGGAAATCAAATCGGTGCTTTACTGGCCGATTATATTCTCCGAAAGCGTCAGGAAAAACAAACACTCACACCTGAGCATTTTGTCGTAGAAACAATCGTCACGACCCCCTTAATTGCGGCCATTACACGAAAAGCAAATGTTCGTATCATCAATAACCTGCTGGTTGGATTTAAGTACATTGCCCAAACGATGGATGAAGAAGGTCCAGAGGGATTCGTCTTTGGTACGGAAGAGTCTCTGGGATATCTGGCTGGGGAGTATTGCAGGGACAAAGATGCAGCGATCGCGGCACTTTGGGTTTGCGAGCTGCTGGCAGAATTGAAAAGCAAGTCAAAGACTTTATTTGACCGCCTGGATGAGCTGTATATTGAACATGGATACCATCTGGAAGGACAGGTTTCGAAGACATGTAAAGGATCAGAGGGAAATCAACAAATCAAAGAATTGATGAAAGCATTTCGGCAGACTCCTCCGCAAAAACTGGGAAATCTTACATTTACTCGTGTAAGAGACTATCAAAACCTTGAAATTCGCTCATTGCCGGAAAATACCCCCTCTGAGACCTTTTCTAAACCAGAGGGAAATGTTCTGATGTTTGAAGCGAAAGGCGAAGGATTGCCTCTAACTGTACAACTGGGTGTGCGCCCTTCGGGTACGGAGCCTAAGATTAAATTCTATTATTTTGCACAGGTAGAGGTGTCGGATCCTGATCAGCTCGCAAAAACAAAAAGCGAGGCTTTATCAACCATTGAATCTTTTAAAGAGGCTTTGATGGGCTGGATCGACAAGACTCTGGAAACTAGTTAG
- a CDS encoding HpcH/HpaI aldolase family protein, giving the protein MSHNFRSKLKQGELLISPMVTLSCPETAEILSEAGYDWLFFDAEHSTYAASDLQTIIGRVAHTLPCLVRLAAPDEVLIKKALDLGAAGIIAPQVNTPELAEKIVSYAKYSPQGTRGVGLGRAHGYGFAFDDYLSSANDNTTVVVQAEHIDAVNNIEQIVNVSGVDAVLIGPYDLSASLKKIGEIDHPDVVNAIQHVTEVCQKQNMPLGIFGVTVDAIKPYIEKGFTLITVGVDTVMLGQAARKMLGQLK; this is encoded by the coding sequence GTGTCGCACAATTTTCGCTCGAAACTAAAACAAGGTGAACTACTGATATCACCAATGGTCACGCTATCTTGTCCAGAAACTGCAGAGATCCTGTCTGAAGCAGGCTATGACTGGTTATTTTTCGATGCTGAACATAGTACGTATGCCGCATCTGATTTGCAGACAATCATAGGACGTGTGGCACATACCTTACCCTGTCTCGTCAGGCTCGCTGCACCAGATGAAGTGCTCATCAAAAAAGCCCTGGATCTCGGTGCAGCCGGGATCATTGCCCCTCAAGTGAATACTCCTGAATTAGCGGAAAAAATAGTTTCATACGCAAAGTACTCTCCTCAGGGAACTAGGGGTGTCGGACTGGGTCGTGCACACGGTTATGGCTTTGCTTTCGATGACTATCTCAGTTCTGCTAATGACAATACAACTGTGGTTGTGCAGGCCGAACATATTGACGCAGTGAATAACATCGAACAGATTGTAAATGTTTCTGGAGTCGACGCCGTTTTGATCGGTCCTTACGATCTCTCTGCCAGCCTCAAAAAAATCGGCGAGATCGATCACCCGGATGTGGTGAATGCCATTCAGCATGTGACCGAAGTTTGCCAAAAACAAAACATGCCACTGGGGATTTTTGGAGTCACCGTAGATGCCATAAAGCCCTATATTGAAAAAGGGTTCACACTGATCACAGTCGGCGTTGATACAGTCATGTTAGGACAGGCAGCGCGAAAAATGCTGGGACAATTAAAGTAA
- a CDS encoding SGNH/GDSL hydrolase family protein, whose amino-acid sequence MSTQIQHLRLYLLFCICTSCIVTPIWGNDKKSEPTNAREAATKKAKQTAELNKKFASWKITLSPEQQAWETVLEENLGSFYLPIYKKQKLAGRVTAWDYVADDPQLPCILLIGDSVSRGYTLAARKALAGKANVHRAPANCGPTATGLKKLDVWLGKGNWDVIHFNFGIHDRRTPPADYESRLETIVERLQKTGAKLIWASSTPIPADWKEGPAMKIALEEKNAIAARVMKKQGVEIDDLFTFITPHLSETQNPKDVHFNSKGYDMLGKQVAKQIAASLTSK is encoded by the coding sequence ATGTCCACACAAATTCAGCATTTGCGGTTATATCTTTTGTTTTGCATATGCACTAGCTGCATCGTAACTCCAATTTGGGGTAATGACAAGAAATCAGAACCGACAAATGCCAGGGAAGCGGCTACGAAAAAAGCAAAACAAACTGCCGAATTGAACAAAAAATTTGCGTCTTGGAAAATCACTTTATCACCTGAGCAGCAAGCCTGGGAAACGGTACTGGAAGAGAATCTGGGTTCCTTTTATCTGCCAATTTATAAAAAACAAAAACTAGCGGGAAGAGTGACCGCTTGGGATTATGTTGCCGATGATCCCCAGCTCCCTTGTATCTTATTGATTGGCGATTCTGTTTCACGAGGTTACACGTTGGCCGCACGAAAAGCACTTGCAGGCAAAGCAAACGTGCATCGCGCACCGGCCAATTGTGGACCGACGGCAACAGGCTTGAAAAAACTCGATGTCTGGCTTGGCAAGGGGAATTGGGATGTGATTCACTTCAACTTCGGTATTCACGATCGACGCACACCACCGGCTGATTATGAATCACGTCTGGAAACAATTGTAGAACGTTTACAGAAAACAGGAGCCAAATTGATCTGGGCCAGCAGTACACCGATTCCCGCTGATTGGAAAGAGGGGCCAGCGATGAAAATTGCACTCGAAGAAAAGAACGCGATCGCAGCGCGTGTGATGAAAAAACAGGGTGTTGAGATTGACGATTTGTTTACCTTTATCACTCCTCATTTATCTGAGACGCAGAATCCCAAGGACGTCCATTTTAACAGCAAAGGATACGATATGTTAGGTAAGCAGGTGGCAAAACAGATAGCGGCTAGTTTAACATCGAAATAA
- a CDS encoding GNAT family N-acetyltransferase, translated as MIKTRDASTADLPAIVDIYNQSIPAGTATADTKPIEVADRVQWFEQFSPQKRPIWVAENEASQIVGCIYLTSFYAGRPAYDKTAEVSLYLANSHQKQGLGSFLLQKMIDACPDLGITTLVGMHFDHNEGTKHLNKKFGFEVCGHLPEIAEVHGQKRGLLISLLRIPQVE; from the coding sequence ATGATTAAGACACGCGATGCGAGTACAGCAGATCTTCCAGCGATCGTCGATATTTATAATCAATCGATTCCCGCCGGTACAGCAACGGCGGATACAAAACCCATCGAGGTCGCTGACCGCGTACAATGGTTTGAGCAATTCTCACCCCAAAAACGTCCGATCTGGGTCGCTGAGAATGAAGCAAGCCAAATCGTGGGCTGTATTTATCTGACTTCTTTTTATGCCGGTCGTCCCGCGTATGACAAAACAGCAGAAGTCAGTCTTTATCTCGCCAACTCACACCAGAAACAGGGACTTGGTTCGTTTCTGTTACAAAAGATGATTGATGCCTGCCCTGACCTGGGAATCACAACACTGGTTGGCATGCATTTCGACCATAACGAAGGTACCAAGCACTTAAACAAAAAGTTCGGTTTTGAAGTTTGTGGCCACCTGCCCGAAATCGCTGAAGTCCACGGACAGAAACGCGGGCTATTGATTTCACTTCTGCGAATTCCACAAGTGGAATAA
- a CDS encoding CHAD domain-containing protein, giving the protein MGYQFKQEESLASGVQRIAQEQLSQAICELQNPKRDRHQAIHEVRKQFKKLRGLIRLVCSGLGDDFSRLNIWYSAAGRRLSRVRDAESMLESLKKLSKRFSDSGHEALFSEFERKLLIRRQNIVEEWIDLDRELEKLSEQLEEARDSVGNWKIEGAVEKIISHGLKQTYQQGAKALKKIHRHPNDELLHDCRKASKNHLYHMRLIVDFWQPVISARIVELDRLNDLLGDDHDLAVMTQLVQNEERVLETSTDIDLLLKMIKQQREELQSAAFEIADRVYAEKPKAFARRMRTYWNLWQNQRSR; this is encoded by the coding sequence ATGGGATACCAATTCAAGCAAGAGGAATCTCTGGCGAGTGGAGTTCAACGGATTGCACAAGAGCAACTAAGCCAGGCCATTTGTGAGTTACAGAACCCCAAACGGGACCGACATCAAGCCATTCATGAGGTTCGAAAACAGTTTAAGAAACTGCGTGGGTTGATTCGCCTTGTTTGTTCAGGATTAGGTGATGACTTTTCCCGCCTCAATATCTGGTATAGTGCTGCTGGCCGCAGACTGTCTCGTGTGAGAGATGCGGAATCAATGTTAGAATCGCTTAAAAAACTAAGTAAGCGTTTTAGTGATTCTGGACATGAAGCGTTGTTCTCTGAGTTCGAAAGGAAGTTGCTAATCCGCAGGCAAAATATTGTTGAAGAATGGATTGATCTGGATCGAGAGTTAGAAAAACTGTCGGAGCAACTTGAAGAAGCTCGAGACTCAGTTGGAAACTGGAAGATCGAAGGAGCGGTGGAGAAAATCATCTCACATGGTTTGAAACAAACATACCAACAAGGCGCGAAAGCTTTAAAAAAAATCCATCGCCATCCGAATGATGAACTGTTACACGATTGTCGCAAGGCAAGCAAAAATCATCTTTATCATATGAGGCTCATAGTCGATTTCTGGCAACCGGTGATTTCAGCTCGTATCGTTGAGTTGGATCGATTAAACGATCTGTTGGGAGACGACCATGATTTAGCAGTCATGACTCAACTTGTACAAAATGAAGAAAGAGTACTTGAAACTTCTACTGATATCGATCTGCTTCTAAAAATGATCAAACAGCAGCGAGAAGAACTGCAATCCGCGGCTTTCGAAATCGCAGACCGTGTCTATGCAGAAAAGCCAAAGGCATTTGCCCGTCGTATGCGAACTTACTGGAATCTTTGGCAAAATCAACGCTCCCGTTAG
- a CDS encoding FHA domain-containing serine/threonine-protein kinase, whose amino-acid sequence MSKPHDINSFLELLRKSKLLSEDEVRAAIDELRLESFATPKEAAQKLVTENVLTRYQGERLLSGRTRGFFIHNYKVLEILGFGGMGSLYLAEDVETSVPVALKVLNEKCRNDTGMLTRLKLEATAGKRLQHPHVVHTIDFDDTGAICYIAMEFIKGISLLELVLLKQRSLPTPQVCDVIYQAALGLENAHQAGIVHRDLKPENLIIDAEGFVKVLDFGLALLKDNPEAEFSLAMIFGHGCVGTPDYIAPEQSRDGQSVDARADVYGLGSTMYFLLTGKLPFPKGTASQKIQGHREQSPRSIAEIAPKVPKEVVAIVEKMMAKKPDDRFQSMAELAAALKPFAKRKPVEFRFNKVVSQRVREAKARNAIAQSSIASPQLSSQIATASRVAEQAHEKTVGLERMRGGDSEFSKSGLLRQAMPITSTDLMAQQTTAAMNDQIDTAELVSLDDQQRFTLAQKRLVLGRNANCDIHLDRPGVSGEHCEFRFENSNWVVTDLNSKNGIEVGGSRVQEQILFPGDTLTIAATYYFEFADPNQSPSNGKHKNMLIAASVLAGVCLIGGIGYWLLSK is encoded by the coding sequence ATGTCTAAACCTCACGATATCAATTCTTTTCTCGAGTTATTAAGGAAGAGTAAGCTTCTCTCAGAGGATGAAGTTCGCGCTGCCATTGACGAATTGAGGCTGGAAAGCTTTGCTACTCCCAAAGAAGCAGCTCAAAAACTGGTGACCGAGAACGTATTGACCCGCTATCAAGGTGAGCGTCTGCTTTCAGGACGGACCCGTGGCTTTTTTATTCATAACTATAAAGTCTTGGAAATCCTCGGATTCGGGGGAATGGGTAGCCTGTATTTAGCTGAAGATGTGGAAACGTCAGTGCCAGTCGCATTGAAAGTGCTGAATGAAAAATGTCGCAACGATACGGGAATGCTCACTCGGCTGAAACTCGAAGCCACTGCCGGTAAACGTTTACAACATCCGCATGTGGTACATACAATTGATTTTGATGATACGGGCGCCATCTGTTACATCGCGATGGAGTTTATCAAAGGAATCAGCTTGCTTGAGTTGGTTTTACTCAAACAGAGATCGCTGCCAACTCCGCAGGTTTGTGATGTCATCTATCAAGCGGCATTGGGCCTTGAAAACGCTCATCAGGCAGGGATTGTGCATCGCGATCTGAAACCGGAAAATTTGATTATCGACGCGGAAGGATTCGTAAAAGTTCTGGATTTTGGTCTGGCTCTTCTGAAGGATAACCCCGAGGCAGAGTTCTCGCTGGCGATGATCTTTGGACATGGCTGCGTAGGCACACCCGATTATATCGCGCCCGAACAATCCAGAGACGGGCAGTCTGTAGATGCCCGCGCTGATGTCTACGGTCTTGGCAGTACGATGTATTTTCTGCTGACTGGAAAACTTCCGTTCCCTAAAGGAACCGCTTCTCAGAAGATTCAAGGACATCGTGAGCAATCACCGAGGTCAATTGCTGAAATCGCACCGAAAGTTCCAAAGGAAGTTGTCGCGATTGTAGAAAAAATGATGGCGAAAAAGCCAGATGACCGTTTTCAATCGATGGCTGAATTAGCTGCCGCATTAAAACCATTTGCCAAACGAAAACCAGTCGAGTTTCGGTTTAACAAAGTTGTCTCACAGCGCGTGCGTGAAGCGAAAGCGCGAAATGCAATCGCTCAGTCGAGTATTGCCAGTCCCCAACTTTCCTCGCAAATTGCAACAGCCAGTCGTGTTGCTGAACAGGCACACGAAAAAACGGTGGGGCTCGAACGCATGAGGGGTGGCGATTCAGAATTCTCGAAGAGTGGACTGCTACGTCAAGCGATGCCGATCACATCCACAGACTTGATGGCGCAACAAACCACTGCAGCTATGAATGATCAGATTGATACAGCAGAACTCGTTTCCCTCGATGACCAACAGCGCTTCACCCTTGCCCAGAAACGGCTCGTGCTAGGACGGAATGCGAACTGTGACATTCACCTGGATCGTCCCGGCGTTTCGGGGGAACATTGTGAATTCCGCTTTGAGAACAGTAATTGGGTTGTGACGGACTTAAACAGCAAAAACGGGATTGAAGTCGGAGGCTCTCGGGTTCAGGAACAAATCCTATTTCCCGGTGATACGCTCACGATTGCTGCTACATACTACTTCGAATTCGCGGATCCCAATCAAAGTCCCTCCAATGGCAAACACAAAAACATGCTCATCGCTGCTTCTGTCCTGGCAGGTGTTTGCCTGATTGGTGGGATCGGCTATTGGCTGCTGTCGAAGTAA
- a CDS encoding DUF3365 domain-containing protein: MKLNFSPLRFLLLVGVIAGGFSIVGFAAEKATKEKICVEKTASPHKQNGEQKLTTLKEAREQARLLHEALHSTLLIVHRKYYREDEKLPIPSSVLDDVFEEMQRKRKIQFRWISVNAEAMNIDHEPKTEFEKRAADVLSSGKKEFEQVEKGTYHHAGVICLPSQCLKCHMPNRRSSATRFAGLIISLPVQK; this comes from the coding sequence ATGAAGTTAAATTTCAGTCCATTGCGATTTCTACTACTGGTAGGGGTGATTGCAGGGGGCTTTTCGATAGTTGGATTTGCTGCTGAAAAAGCGACAAAAGAAAAAATCTGTGTTGAGAAAACTGCTTCACCTCACAAGCAAAACGGTGAGCAGAAACTGACGACCTTAAAAGAGGCGCGAGAGCAGGCGCGGCTCTTGCACGAAGCCCTGCATTCGACACTTTTGATTGTACATCGCAAATATTACCGTGAAGATGAAAAGCTACCGATTCCTTCCAGCGTATTGGATGACGTGTTTGAGGAAATGCAACGTAAGCGGAAGATCCAGTTTCGCTGGATTTCAGTCAATGCCGAAGCAATGAATATTGATCACGAACCCAAAACCGAGTTTGAAAAACGGGCAGCTGATGTACTTTCCTCTGGTAAAAAAGAATTCGAACAAGTTGAAAAAGGAACCTATCACCATGCAGGAGTGATCTGCCTGCCTTCCCAGTGCCTCAAATGCCACATGCCCAACCGCCGCAGTTCTGCTACCCGTTTTGCGGGTCTGATTATCTCACTTCCGGTTCAGAAATAA